In Nitrospirota bacterium, a single genomic region encodes these proteins:
- a CDS encoding PAS domain S-box protein: MKIHKRLMFLVAAGMLVILAVTALSFEYINAAFSRTSRQLGAFSADAERIWLIERQLDEISIAVQNFVMTGERSYWNRYETARNEADRALAGFPGGAPAARDGAAPSSLVADLDLMKTKVERVFSLRPTDPRQRMLATDLLAELDSLQLWMKRDIEKYQQANAAQMGIVLEQLHRNNLWINVLLLAILITSLGALFAFVLYFHRKVSVPLLDLWEGTEEISRGNLDYQVQVHGENDIARLGERFNEMAHRLRVSYADLEQKLYERTHELASLDAVALTLSRAGTLKDVLDKSLLRIVESLSGIDPKGGIFLCEPDGEVLRLVTSRGLSPEFVQQESEIRMGECLCGIAAQNGELLYTGHGCDDPRHTRPDSGEDHSHIIIPIKSRGIVLGVVFLYPQKDFQLKPSDVQMLDAMGVQLGMAVENFRFYAEVKESSEKYWDLFENATDILFTMDASGRLTAVNKAAETFSGYSKVELTGKSIFDFLSPGGAEAARRLLHNGFKTRGWTEFEVAGKEGGPVFIEASARKLIRNRQFAGYQVTARDVTEQKRMREMLVQAERLGAIGQVVVTVRHEINNPLTTVIGNTELLMERYGEKDPEMAARLEAVLSNAIRIAEIVKQLEGIRKDRVVEYLKGIPMTDLKQE; encoded by the coding sequence ATGAAAATCCATAAAAGACTGATGTTCCTCGTCGCGGCGGGCATGCTGGTGATCCTGGCGGTGACGGCGCTGTCGTTCGAGTACATCAATGCAGCCTTTTCCCGCACCAGTCGGCAGCTGGGAGCGTTCTCTGCCGATGCCGAGCGGATCTGGCTCATCGAACGGCAGCTCGACGAAATATCCATTGCCGTGCAGAATTTCGTGATGACCGGCGAACGGAGCTACTGGAACCGGTACGAGACCGCCCGAAACGAGGCGGACCGGGCGCTGGCCGGCTTCCCGGGGGGAGCTCCGGCAGCACGGGACGGGGCCGCGCCGTCGAGCCTCGTGGCGGACCTGGACCTGATGAAAACAAAGGTGGAGCGTGTTTTTTCACTGCGGCCCACTGACCCCCGGCAGCGGATGCTTGCCACGGACCTGCTGGCCGAGCTGGACAGCCTGCAGCTCTGGATGAAGCGCGACATCGAGAAGTATCAGCAGGCGAACGCGGCGCAGATGGGCATCGTCCTTGAGCAGCTCCACCGGAACAATCTGTGGATCAACGTCCTTCTCCTCGCGATCCTCATAACATCCCTGGGCGCCCTCTTCGCCTTCGTTCTGTACTTCCACCGCAAGGTCTCGGTTCCGCTCCTCGATCTCTGGGAAGGAACGGAGGAAATCAGCCGGGGGAACCTCGATTACCAGGTGCAGGTGCACGGCGAAAACGACATCGCCAGGCTGGGAGAGCGATTCAATGAGATGGCCCACCGGCTCCGGGTCTCCTATGCCGACCTCGAGCAGAAACTGTACGAGCGGACCCACGAGCTGGCGTCGCTCGACGCCGTCGCACTCACCCTGAGCCGGGCCGGCACGCTGAAGGACGTGCTGGACAAATCGCTGCTCAGGATCGTTGAGAGCCTTTCCGGGATCGATCCCAAGGGCGGGATCTTTCTGTGCGAACCGGACGGGGAGGTGCTGCGACTCGTCACCTCCCGGGGCCTTTCCCCCGAGTTCGTGCAGCAGGAGTCCGAGATCAGGATGGGGGAATGCCTCTGCGGCATCGCGGCCCAGAACGGGGAGCTCCTGTACACCGGGCACGGCTGTGACGACCCGCGCCACACGAGGCCCGACAGCGGGGAGGACCACTCCCACATCATCATCCCGATCAAGTCCCGCGGGATCGTACTCGGCGTCGTCTTTCTCTATCCCCAGAAGGATTTTCAGCTGAAACCCTCCGATGTCCAGATGCTTGATGCCATGGGAGTGCAGCTGGGAATGGCGGTCGAGAACTTCCGTTTCTACGCCGAGGTAAAGGAATCGAGCGAGAAATACTGGGACCTCTTCGAGAATGCCACGGACATCCTGTTCACCATGGACGCGTCGGGCAGGCTCACCGCCGTGAACAAGGCAGCCGAGACGTTCTCGGGCTATTCCAAGGTGGAGCTCACCGGCAAGAGCATCTTCGACTTTCTCTCCCCCGGGGGCGCAGAGGCCGCCCGTCGCCTGCTGCACAACGGGTTCAAGACCCGGGGGTGGACGGAGTTCGAGGTCGCCGGGAAGGAGGGGGGTCCGGTGTTCATCGAGGCGAGCGCCCGCAAGCTTATCAGGAACCGACAGTTCGCGGGATACCAGGTGACGGCACGCGACGTGACCGAGCAGAAACGCATGCGGGAGATGCTCGTGCAGGCCGAGCGGCTCGGGGCGATCGGCCAGGTGGTCGTGACCGTGCGGCACGAGATCAACAACCCCCTGACGACCGTGATCGGGAATACGGAGCTCCTGATGGAGCGTTACGGGGAGAAGGACCCGGAGATGGCCGCGCGTCTCGAAGCGGTCCTGAGCAACGCGATCAGGATCGCGGAGATCGTCAAGCAGCTGGAAGGCATCCGGAAGGACAGGGTCGTGGAATACCTGAAGGGGATCCCGATGACGGACCTGAAACAGGAGTAG
- the bamA gene encoding outer membrane protein assembly factor BamA → TMKSEPGGPLRTNVLLDHDIPAIVEKYADAGYPAVKQGAVDVGFREGQAFVLIEIKEGPKVTVAFSGNRAFSDSELRKQLLIWSERDASDAIIDGSSDKIRNLYQADGYDNVKVTVKRTAQPGRLDLVFDIQEGRRITVERITVDGNRYFPAKQIRGEMALKEPWWWFSSSPFRQDLLDKDVEYLRDRYQDAGFLSAEVKSKVDLAEREGKANVHILISEGPQTRMGSIAFEGNNALTASQLLEKLSTKPGSPYNDRMVDEDRYRILSAYSDKGYLYARVEVDRKPNDGTIDVTYRITEDQPVRIGRIIVRGNESTKESAIRRELLLKPGDAYDYEKILKSQQRIYRFGYFSRVRFEPLNPGEKEYVKDMLLSIEERPAGSVEFGVGYGDLDRARGSVEVSYRNLWGLAHYAGVRFEKSDILTRAILNYQHPWFFGYDMQGKFALVWSNTEHLNSQTREIYYNTREASASYGVEKKLGAMKASLTYAYENVTNYDLEPGVILSFQDIGHVRVSSLIPALVWDLRDDIFNPKSGAIHGIVLKQAMHQIGSEADFTKLSLQSSWYIPMSPSVLAALSARGGMAWPHYESTDIPLHERFYLGGSTTIRGYTQDSVGPSNLNPDGTTTPTGGSAMWLLNAEVRVMATEGFGFVLFSDAGRVWLDENEQILINQPDQLRPPARASYGAGIRYGTPVGPLRIDYGLKINRRPGESRGELHFNIGHAF, encoded by the coding sequence ACGATGAAGAGCGAGCCCGGAGGGCCGCTCAGAACGAATGTGCTGCTCGACCATGATATCCCCGCCATCGTGGAGAAATACGCCGATGCGGGGTATCCGGCCGTGAAGCAGGGGGCCGTGGACGTCGGCTTCCGGGAGGGACAGGCCTTTGTTCTGATCGAGATCAAGGAGGGGCCGAAAGTGACGGTCGCCTTTTCGGGAAACCGGGCCTTCAGCGACAGCGAACTGCGCAAGCAGCTCCTCATCTGGTCCGAGCGTGACGCATCGGACGCGATCATCGACGGAAGCTCCGACAAGATCAGGAACCTGTACCAGGCCGACGGATATGACAATGTCAAGGTCACGGTGAAGCGGACCGCGCAGCCGGGGAGGCTCGATCTCGTGTTCGACATCCAGGAAGGCAGACGGATCACGGTGGAGCGTATCACCGTGGACGGGAACCGCTATTTTCCGGCAAAGCAGATAAGGGGCGAGATGGCGCTCAAGGAACCGTGGTGGTGGTTCTCGTCGAGCCCTTTCCGGCAGGATCTGCTTGACAAGGACGTGGAATACCTGCGGGACCGGTACCAGGATGCGGGTTTTCTCTCCGCGGAGGTCAAGAGCAAGGTGGACCTCGCCGAGAGGGAGGGAAAGGCGAACGTCCACATCCTGATCTCGGAGGGCCCGCAGACCCGGATGGGGTCGATTGCCTTCGAGGGCAACAATGCCCTGACCGCCTCGCAGCTCCTGGAAAAGCTCAGCACGAAGCCGGGGTCGCCGTACAACGACCGCATGGTCGATGAGGACCGATACCGGATCCTCTCCGCCTATTCCGACAAGGGGTATCTCTACGCCCGCGTCGAGGTCGACCGGAAACCGAATGACGGGACCATCGACGTTACCTACCGGATAACCGAGGACCAGCCGGTCAGGATCGGGCGGATCATCGTCCGCGGCAACGAAAGCACGAAGGAGAGCGCGATCAGGCGCGAGCTGCTCCTGAAGCCCGGCGATGCCTACGACTACGAGAAGATCCTGAAGAGCCAGCAGCGGATCTACCGGTTCGGATACTTCAGCCGGGTGCGGTTCGAACCCTTGAATCCCGGCGAGAAGGAGTACGTGAAAGACATGCTCCTCTCCATCGAGGAGCGGCCCGCAGGCTCCGTGGAGTTCGGCGTGGGGTACGGCGATCTCGACCGTGCGCGCGGGTCCGTGGAAGTTTCCTACCGGAACCTGTGGGGGCTGGCCCATTATGCCGGCGTGCGCTTCGAAAAGAGCGACATCCTGACGCGGGCGATCCTGAATTACCAGCATCCCTGGTTCTTCGGGTACGATATGCAGGGGAAATTCGCGCTCGTCTGGTCCAATACGGAACATCTCAATTCCCAGACGCGCGAGATCTATTACAATACGCGCGAGGCCTCGGCTTCCTACGGGGTGGAAAAAAAGCTGGGAGCAATGAAAGCCTCGCTCACGTACGCGTACGAAAATGTGACGAACTATGACTTGGAGCCCGGGGTCATTCTCTCATTCCAGGACATCGGCCACGTGCGCGTCAGCAGCCTGATCCCCGCCTTGGTCTGGGACCTACGCGACGATATCTTCAACCCGAAATCGGGGGCGATCCACGGCATTGTGCTCAAACAGGCCATGCACCAGATCGGATCGGAGGCCGACTTTACCAAGCTCTCGCTCCAGAGCAGCTGGTACATCCCCATGAGTCCATCGGTCTTGGCCGCGCTCTCGGCCCGCGGCGGCATGGCATGGCCGCATTATGAATCGACCGATATCCCGCTCCATGAACGATTTTACCTGGGCGGCAGCACCACGATCCGCGGGTATACGCAGGATTCCGTCGGCCCGAGCAACCTCAACCCGGACGGCACAACCACGCCGACCGGAGGCTCGGCCATGTGGCTGCTCAACGCGGAGGTCCGGGTCATGGCAACGGAAGGCTTTGGCTTTGTGCTGTTCTCCGACGCGGGCAGGGTCTGGCTTGACGAGAATGAGCAGATACTCATCAACCAGCCCGACCAGCTCCGGCCGCCGGCGCGCGCGTCCTATGGCGCGGGCATCCGGTATGGAACGCCGGTCGGACCGCTCAGGATCGATTACGGGCTGAAAATAAACCGCCGGCCGGGAGAAAGCCGGGGTGAGCTCCACTTCAACATCGGGCACGCTTTTTAA
- a CDS encoding tetratricopeptide repeat protein, with product MVKSPLLSLIIVLLPWSLLCAAEPNPASQDYLTAKKLFTASRFQDALSLYQKLLESPPEGVTRSDIHSHIGDTWFRLGSYGNALDAYRAAVRGQKESARPETQYWIGFCCFLLGRDAEAVQEFLKIPGLYPSSGMWVGTAYYWAGRASERMGRAGDAASYYRLAGGNGRSTQGRFALKKAEAAAGK from the coding sequence ATGGTAAAGAGCCCGTTGCTCTCACTCATCATCGTGCTTCTCCCGTGGTCCTTGCTGTGCGCCGCCGAACCCAATCCGGCCTCACAGGACTATCTTACGGCAAAGAAGCTGTTCACTGCATCCCGGTTCCAGGACGCCCTTTCCCTGTATCAGAAGCTCCTCGAATCCCCGCCTGAGGGCGTGACCCGGAGCGACATCCACTCACATATCGGAGACACGTGGTTCCGGCTCGGATCCTACGGGAACGCGCTCGACGCGTACCGCGCCGCGGTCAGGGGCCAGAAAGAAAGCGCGCGGCCCGAGACCCAGTACTGGATCGGTTTCTGCTGCTTTCTGCTCGGAAGGGACGCGGAGGCGGTCCAGGAGTTCCTGAAGATTCCCGGCCTCTATCCCTCGTCCGGCATGTGGGTGGGCACGGCGTATTACTGGGCAGGAAGGGCCTCAGAGCGCATGGGCAGGGCAGGCGATGCAGCGTCATACTACCGCCTCGCCGGAGGGAACGGCCGCTCGACCCAGGGCAGGTTCGCACTCAAGAAGGCCGAAGCAGCGGCGGGGAAATAA
- a CDS encoding 3-methyl-2-oxobutanoate dehydrogenase subunit VorB — protein MSKILITGNEALAEAAVRAGCRRYFGYPITPQNEIPEYLARRMPEVGGTFVQAESEIAAINMVYGAAAVGERAMTSSSSPGISLMQEALSFMAASELPAVIVNMQRGGPGLGNISPSQADYFQAVKGGGHGDYKLLVYAPSNLQEMADLTVKAFEKADEYRNPVMILGDGVLGQMMEPVELPDIRPVQTEKPWALSGAKGRPGKVIRSLFMLPGEDGMLEQQNYKMKAKYDRMKEREVMCETVMLDDAELALVAFGTAARIAKTAVGLARAEGIRVGLIRPVTLFPFPEEIIAGAAERIGRFLVVEMNLGQMVEDVRLAVNGRAGVSFFGRPGGALLAVEDILAAIRNAGPGVRTPAPAAKKG, from the coding sequence ATGTCCAAGATTCTCATAACCGGCAACGAGGCGCTCGCCGAGGCGGCGGTGCGGGCCGGATGCCGGCGTTATTTCGGCTACCCCATCACTCCGCAGAACGAGATCCCGGAGTACCTCGCCCGGCGCATGCCCGAGGTGGGCGGGACCTTCGTGCAGGCCGAGAGCGAGATCGCCGCGATCAATATGGTCTACGGCGCAGCGGCCGTGGGCGAGCGGGCGATGACCTCTTCGTCCAGTCCCGGCATCAGTCTGATGCAGGAGGCGCTGTCGTTCATGGCCGCGTCCGAGCTTCCCGCGGTGATCGTGAACATGCAGCGCGGCGGTCCGGGCCTTGGCAACATCTCACCCTCCCAGGCCGATTATTTCCAGGCCGTGAAAGGCGGCGGCCACGGCGACTACAAGCTGCTCGTCTACGCGCCCTCCAACCTGCAGGAAATGGCGGACCTTACCGTGAAGGCCTTCGAGAAGGCCGATGAGTACCGCAATCCGGTGATGATCCTCGGAGACGGCGTCCTGGGCCAGATGATGGAGCCGGTGGAGCTGCCGGACATCCGGCCCGTGCAGACCGAGAAGCCCTGGGCGCTGTCCGGCGCGAAGGGCCGGCCCGGGAAGGTGATCCGGTCGCTCTTCATGCTGCCCGGGGAGGACGGGATGCTCGAGCAGCAGAATTATAAGATGAAGGCCAAGTACGACCGGATGAAAGAGCGCGAGGTGATGTGCGAAACGGTGATGCTCGACGACGCCGAGCTCGCGCTGGTGGCTTTCGGCACGGCGGCCCGCATCGCGAAGACGGCGGTCGGCCTTGCCCGCGCAGAAGGCATCCGGGTGGGGCTGATCAGGCCCGTTACGCTCTTCCCCTTCCCCGAGGAAATCATCGCCGGGGCCGCGGAGCGCATCGGTCGGTTCCTGGTGGTCGAGATGAACCTGGGGCAGATGGTGGAGGACGTCCGGCTGGCCGTGAACGGCAGGGCCGGGGTCTCGTTCTTCGGAAGGCCCGGGGGAGCCCTGCTTGCCGTCGAGGACATCCTTGCCGCCATACGGAATGCCGGGCCCGGGGTGAGGACCCCGGCGCCAGCAGCGAAGAAAGGATGA
- a CDS encoding SurA N-terminal domain-containing protein, with translation MLQFPATRKAKDVKRTMRPDPAFFSSLPLRRPAALVLPLLMLLILLPWPVRAELIDRVVASVGHDVITLSELNQAVGFNAALGGGNTEAIRAGTLEGLINRDLLVQEARRLKFVEISDQDIAAEIEKLTQRLGSEKALDDFLERLDMTRERLGRMLGERLLVERFVEKKISLFVRVDRDEAEEFFNAHRDRFEGKRFSDVQKQITAGLQRQKLGQQMSRYLAELRSKADVKINQ, from the coding sequence GTGTTGCAATTCCCGGCGACAAGAAAGGCGAAGGACGTGAAGCGCACGATGAGACCTGACCCGGCTTTTTTTTCGAGCCTGCCGCTCCGCCGCCCCGCGGCTCTCGTCCTGCCTCTGCTCATGCTCCTGATCCTGCTCCCTTGGCCGGTCCGGGCCGAACTGATCGACCGCGTGGTAGCGTCTGTAGGCCATGATGTCATCACGCTGAGCGAACTGAACCAGGCGGTGGGTTTCAATGCGGCGCTCGGGGGAGGCAACACCGAGGCGATCCGGGCCGGGACACTGGAAGGCCTCATCAACCGCGATCTTCTGGTCCAGGAGGCGCGGCGGCTCAAGTTCGTAGAGATCTCGGACCAGGACATCGCCGCGGAAATCGAAAAGCTCACTCAAAGGCTCGGCTCCGAAAAGGCGCTTGACGATTTTCTGGAGCGTCTGGACATGACCAGGGAACGGCTCGGCCGCATGCTGGGCGAGCGGCTGCTCGTGGAGCGGTTCGTCGAGAAAAAGATCAGCCTCTTCGTCCGGGTGGACCGGGACGAGGCTGAGGAGTTTTTCAACGCGCACCGGGACCGCTTCGAGGGAAAACGGTTCAGCGACGTCCAGAAGCAGATCACGGCCGGGTTGCAGAGGCAAAAGCTCGGACAGCAGATGTCCCGGTATCTCGCCGAGCTCAGGAGCAAGGCGGACGTGAAAATCAACCAATGA
- the recN gene encoding DNA repair protein RecN: MLKELNIKNFAIIDQLRVEFGPGLNVLTGETGAGKSIVVDALGLALGERASSDLIRTGFEEAVVEAAFELNGRGTEEVKGLLSEQGIEFDPAEDLIVRRVLAASGKNKVYINGSLANLATLSALGQSLADIHGQHEHQSLLSLERQMDLLDSFGGLTPLRDEVAAEYGRLSDVRKALAGLEAGERDRAQREDMLRFQKNEIEAALLKPGEDNELANEQKVIASSEKLAAASAMVDEVLHSSDDSVLVNLKKAINGLKDISAIDSRISGAVELCESGRAQVEEAAREIAAYRDRIEFDPRRLEQVGDRLDLIQKLKKKYGNTVEEVIAFGERAAADLERMEKASEEIEQRKSEIQAIKFGLTDRASELTGKRGVAAKELEKKIESELGHLGMKKTTFSIAIIQEPGGDTLSGLRLGPRGADRVEFLISPNPGEEPKPLAKIASGGELSRIMLALKTLLVEGDSIPTLVFDEVDAGIGGAVAEEVGKKLRRISAKRQVFCITHLAQIASMATSHYGVAKSVKKDRTSTEVRLLEKQERVDEIARMLGGKSITEATIRHAEEMIERGSV; encoded by the coding sequence ATGCTAAAAGAACTGAACATTAAGAATTTTGCCATCATCGACCAGCTCCGCGTGGAGTTCGGACCGGGGCTGAACGTGCTCACGGGAGAGACCGGCGCGGGCAAATCGATCGTCGTCGACGCGCTCGGCCTGGCGCTCGGCGAGCGGGCAAGCTCGGACCTGATCCGGACGGGCTTCGAGGAAGCCGTGGTGGAAGCGGCGTTCGAGCTGAACGGGCGCGGCACGGAGGAGGTCAAGGGACTGCTTTCCGAGCAGGGCATCGAGTTCGACCCGGCCGAGGACCTGATCGTGCGCAGGGTGCTCGCGGCATCGGGCAAGAACAAGGTCTACATCAACGGGAGTTTGGCCAACCTCGCGACGCTCTCGGCGCTCGGCCAAAGCCTCGCCGACATCCACGGCCAGCATGAACACCAGTCGCTCCTGTCGCTGGAACGCCAGATGGACCTGCTCGACTCCTTCGGAGGACTCACGCCGCTCCGCGACGAGGTGGCTGCCGAGTACGGACGGCTGTCGGACGTCCGGAAGGCGCTTGCCGGGCTCGAGGCCGGGGAGCGGGACCGCGCCCAGCGCGAGGACATGCTGCGCTTCCAGAAGAACGAGATCGAGGCCGCCCTGCTGAAGCCCGGCGAGGACAACGAGCTCGCGAACGAGCAGAAGGTGATTGCCAGCTCGGAGAAGCTTGCCGCCGCCTCCGCCATGGTGGACGAGGTGCTTCACTCCTCCGACGATTCCGTGCTGGTGAACCTGAAAAAGGCGATCAACGGGCTGAAGGACATCAGCGCGATCGACAGCCGGATCTCCGGGGCCGTGGAATTGTGCGAGTCCGGGCGCGCGCAGGTGGAGGAGGCTGCCCGGGAGATCGCAGCCTACCGGGACCGGATCGAGTTCGACCCCCGGCGGCTGGAGCAGGTCGGCGACCGGCTGGACCTGATCCAGAAGCTGAAAAAGAAATATGGTAACACGGTCGAGGAGGTCATCGCATTCGGAGAGCGGGCGGCCGCCGATTTGGAGCGCATGGAAAAAGCGTCCGAGGAGATCGAGCAGCGGAAGTCCGAGATCCAGGCCATAAAGTTCGGACTGACCGACCGGGCGAGCGAGCTCACCGGGAAGCGCGGCGTTGCCGCGAAGGAGCTCGAAAAGAAGATCGAATCGGAACTGGGTCACCTGGGCATGAAGAAGACGACCTTTTCCATTGCGATCATTCAGGAGCCGGGCGGCGATACCCTGAGCGGGCTCAGGCTGGGGCCCCGCGGAGCGGACCGGGTGGAGTTCCTGATCTCGCCCAACCCCGGCGAGGAGCCGAAGCCGCTCGCGAAGATCGCCTCGGGCGGCGAGCTGTCGAGGATCATGCTGGCGCTCAAGACGCTCCTCGTGGAGGGCGACAGCATCCCGACGCTGGTCTTCGACGAGGTCGACGCCGGCATCGGCGGCGCGGTGGCGGAAGAGGTCGGGAAGAAGCTGCGGCGCATCTCGGCAAAGCGGCAGGTCTTCTGCATCACCCACCTGGCCCAGATCGCGAGCATGGCAACGAGCCACTACGGGGTGGCCAAGTCCGTGAAGAAGGACCGCACGAGCACGGAGGTCAGGCTGCTGGAAAAGCAGGAGCGCGTCGACGAGATCGCGCGCATGCTCGGCGGGAAGTCGATCACCGAGGCGACGATCAGGCACGCCGAGGAGATGATCGAGCGGGGAAGCGTGTGA
- a CDS encoding ferredoxin family protein yields MKGKTKGKVVINGEYCKGCGLCTTACAKKLLRIGVEFNKNGYYTVEFCGGEDDCTGCALCAEMCPDVAIEVWK; encoded by the coding sequence ATGAAAGGAAAAACGAAGGGCAAGGTCGTCATCAACGGAGAATACTGCAAGGGTTGCGGGCTCTGCACCACGGCATGCGCCAAAAAGCTGCTGAGGATCGGCGTGGAATTCAACAAGAACGGGTACTACACGGTCGAGTTCTGCGGCGGGGAAGACGATTGCACGGGCTGCGCGCTCTGCGCGGAGATGTGCCCCGATGTGGCCATCGAGGTGTGGAAGTAA
- the sppA gene encoding signal peptide peptidase SppA, translating into MQGAKRIVLLAAFLPLLSGCFVIKVNLLPEAQPLEEQVISGEGRDKIALVDITGVITTEEGGTALGATKEPGMVAVLREQLDRARSDKNVKALVLRINSPGGGVTASDMLYHEIRKFRNETGVKVVAHFTDTGASGAYYTALAAERITAQPTTITGSIGVTMLRVDATGLMQKIGIQALEISSGPEKGMGSPFRAVTPEEKKIFQSMIDDLYGRFVGLIVAERKLAPERVRQLADGRIYTSSEAKDAGLIDGIGYLEDAFSQARNLAGIDRATIVTYLRPGEYRPNIYSLNMSLFNVNLGELAKPGMKFTYLWLP; encoded by the coding sequence ATGCAAGGAGCCAAGAGAATTGTGTTACTCGCCGCTTTCCTGCCGCTGTTGTCCGGCTGTTTCGTCATCAAGGTCAACCTGCTTCCCGAGGCGCAGCCGCTGGAGGAACAGGTGATCTCGGGAGAGGGGAGGGACAAGATCGCGCTCGTGGACATAACCGGCGTGATCACGACCGAAGAGGGCGGGACGGCGCTCGGGGCAACCAAGGAGCCGGGCATGGTCGCCGTGCTGCGCGAGCAGCTTGACCGCGCTCGCTCGGATAAGAACGTCAAGGCCCTGGTGCTCAGGATCAACAGCCCCGGCGGCGGCGTGACGGCCTCGGACATGCTCTATCACGAGATCCGGAAATTCAGGAACGAGACGGGCGTGAAAGTCGTGGCCCATTTCACGGACACGGGGGCGTCGGGCGCCTACTATACGGCGCTTGCCGCGGAGCGCATCACGGCGCAGCCGACGACCATCACGGGAAGCATCGGCGTCACCATGCTGCGCGTCGACGCCACGGGCCTGATGCAGAAGATCGGCATCCAGGCCCTCGAGATATCGTCGGGTCCGGAGAAGGGCATGGGCTCTCCGTTCCGGGCGGTCACGCCGGAGGAGAAGAAGATATTCCAGTCCATGATCGACGATCTCTACGGCAGGTTCGTGGGACTGATCGTCGCCGAGCGGAAGCTGGCGCCCGAACGGGTCCGGCAGCTTGCGGACGGGCGGATCTATACCAGCAGCGAGGCAAAGGACGCGGGCCTGATCGACGGCATCGGTTATCTCGAGGATGCCTTTTCCCAGGCGAGGAACCTCGCGGGCATCGACCGCGCTACCATCGTGACCTATCTGCGGCCCGGGGAATACCGTCCGAACATCTACTCTTTGAACATGAGCCTGTTCAATGTGAACCTCGGTGAACTGGCCAAGCCGGGGATGAAGTTCACCTATTTGTGGCTGCCATAG
- the cysK gene encoding cysteine synthase A translates to MPKPKNILDLIGNTPTLKMNRLVPAGFAEVWAKLEGQNPGGSVKDRPALAMIEDAEKAGRLKKGMTIVEPTSGNTGIGLALVAAVKGYRIILTMPESMTVERRRLLEAYGAELVLTPAGQGMKGAVMKCDEIVASGGQFYKPDQFGNPSNPAVHRRTTAKEILAFTGAKRIDAFVAGIGTGGTITGVGEVLRRKFKNINIIAVEPASSPLLSRGQPGPHTIQGLGPNFVPSILNTKIYDEIITVTNDDAADMTARLAREEGLLVGISSGAACWAAMQVAARLGKGKRVVTVFPDVGDRYLTTGVFDRKTGA, encoded by the coding sequence ATGCCCAAGCCGAAGAATATCCTTGACCTTATCGGGAACACGCCGACACTGAAGATGAACAGGCTCGTGCCCGCAGGCTTTGCCGAGGTCTGGGCCAAGCTTGAGGGCCAGAACCCCGGCGGGAGCGTCAAGGACCGGCCCGCCCTCGCCATGATCGAGGACGCCGAGAAGGCCGGCAGGCTCAAGAAGGGCATGACCATCGTGGAGCCCACGAGCGGCAACACCGGCATCGGCCTCGCCCTGGTGGCCGCGGTCAAGGGATACCGTATCATCCTGACCATGCCCGAGTCCATGACCGTCGAACGCCGCAGGCTTCTGGAAGCATATGGAGCGGAGCTGGTCCTGACGCCGGCGGGCCAGGGGATGAAAGGCGCTGTCATGAAATGCGACGAGATCGTCGCGTCGGGCGGGCAATTTTACAAGCCCGACCAGTTCGGGAACCCCTCGAACCCGGCGGTCCATCGCAGGACCACGGCAAAGGAGATCCTTGCCTTCACGGGCGCGAAGAGGATCGACGCGTTCGTGGCCGGCATCGGCACGGGCGGCACGATCACGGGGGTCGGCGAGGTCCTGAGAAGGAAGTTCAAGAACATCAATATAATCGCCGTCGAGCCCGCGTCCTCGCCGCTCCTTTCCCGAGGACAGCCCGGCCCGCACACGATCCAGGGGCTCGGCCCGAACTTCGTACCGTCCATCCTGAACACGAAGATCTACGACGAGATCATCACCGTGACGAACGATGATGCGGCCGATATGACCGCCCGGCTTGCGCGCGAGGAGGGACTGCTTGTCGGCATATCCTCGGGAGCTGCCTGCTGGGCGGCAATGCAGGTCGCCGCGCGGCTCGGCAAGGGCAAACGCGTCGTAACCGTGTTCCCCGACGTGGGTGACCGGTACCTGACCACGGGCGTGTTCGACAGAAAGACAGGGGCATGA